A genomic stretch from Hemicordylus capensis ecotype Gifberg chromosome 1, rHemCap1.1.pri, whole genome shotgun sequence includes:
- the ZC3H15 gene encoding zinc finger CCCH domain-containing protein 15 isoform X1: MPPKKQPPPAAAAAGNKKADQKKKEKIIEDKTFGLKNKKGAKQQKFIKAVTHQVKFGQQNPRQAAQTDADKKLKKDDKKKELQELNELFKPVVAAQKISKGADPKSVVCAFFKQGQCTKGDKCKFSHDLSLERKCEKRSVYIDARDEDLEKDTMDNWDEKKLEEVVNKKHGEAEKKKPKTQIVCKYFLDAIENNKYGWFWVCPGGGDNCMYRHALPPGFVLKKDKKKEEKEEEISLEDLIEKERAALGANVTKITLESFLAWKKRKRQEKINKAEQDMERRKADFKAGKALVISGREVFEFRPELVDADDEEADDTRYIQGTGEDEVDELVSVNDVDLNLYVPKAVDETGITVASLERFSTYTSAEKDDNKLSEASGGGLENGEQSDLEADSDMEGTQENGIIDAVPVDENLFTGEDLEELEEELNTLDLEE; the protein is encoded by the exons ATGCCCCCCAAGAAACAGCCGCcgccggcggcggcagcggcaggcaaCAAAAAGGCGGatcagaagaagaaggagaagatcaTCGAG GACAAAACCTTTGGCTTAAAAAATAAGAAAGGAGCAAAACAGCAGAAGTTCATCAAAGCTGTAACCCATCAAGTTAAATTTGGTCAGCAAAATCCACGGCAG GCTGCTCAAACAGATGCTGACAAAAAATTAAAGAAGGATGATAAGAAGAAAGAATTGCAAGAACTGAATGAACTTTTCAAACCTGTAGTGGCTGCCCAGAAAATTAGTAAAG GTGCTGATCCCAAATCAGTGGTCTGTGCTTTCTTCAAACAAGGACAGTGCACAAAAGGAGACAAATGCAAATTTTCTCATGACTTGTCTTTGGAGAGAAAGTGTGAAAAAAGAAGTGTTTACATAGATGCAAGAGATGAAGATCTTGAAAAGG ACACAATGGATAACTGGGATGAGAAGAAGCTAGAAGAGGTAGTGAACAAGAAGCATGGTGAAGctgaaaagaaaaaacccaaaacacaaata GTCTGCAAGTATTTCCTTGATGCTATTGAAAACAATAAATATGGATGGTTTTGGGTCTGTCCTGGTGGAGGAGACAATTGTATGTACCGCCATGCTCTCCCTCCTGGCTTTGTACTCAagaaggacaaaaagaaggaagaaaaggaagaagaaatttCTTTAGAAGACCTAATAGAAAAAGAG CGTGCTGCCTTAGGAGCAAATGTTACTAAAATTACTTTAGAGTCTTTTCTTGcatggaagaaaaggaaaagacaaGAAAAGATTAATAAGGCTGAGCAAGATATGGAAAGAAGAAAAGCTGACTTTAAAGCTGGCAAAGCATTGGTG ATCAGTGGGCGTGAAGTGTTTGAGTTTCGGCCAGAGCTGGTTGATGCAGATGATGAGGAAGCAGATGATACACGCTATATTCAAGGAACAGGCGAAGATGAG gTTGACGAACTTGTGAGTGTAAATGATGTGGACTTGAACCTTTATGTTCCAAAAGCTGTGGATGAGACTGGAATTACTGTAGCTAGTCTGGAACGATTTAGTACGTATACTTCAGCTGAAAAGGATG ATAATAAGCTGAGTGAAGCTTCAGGAGGTGGACTGGAGAATGGAGAGCAAAGTGATTTGGAAGCTGACAGCGACATGGAAGGCACCCAGGAAAATGGAATAATTGATGCAGTTCCAGTTGATGAGAATCTTTTTACTGGTGAGGACTTGGAAGAACTAGAAGAAGAACTAAACACACTTGATTTAGAGGAATGA
- the ZC3H15 gene encoding zinc finger CCCH domain-containing protein 15 isoform X3 has product MDKTFGLKNKKGAKQQKFIKAVTHQVKFGQQNPRQAAQTDADKKLKKDDKKKELQELNELFKPVVAAQKISKGADPKSVVCAFFKQGQCTKGDKCKFSHDLSLERKCEKRSVYIDARDEDLEKDTMDNWDEKKLEEVVNKKHGEAEKKKPKTQIVCKYFLDAIENNKYGWFWVCPGGGDNCMYRHALPPGFVLKKDKKKEEKEEEISLEDLIEKERAALGANVTKITLESFLAWKKRKRQEKINKAEQDMERRKADFKAGKALVISGREVFEFRPELVDADDEEADDTRYIQGTGEDEVDELVSVNDVDLNLYVPKAVDETGITVASLERFSTYTSAEKDDNKLSEASGGGLENGEQSDLEADSDMEGTQENGIIDAVPVDENLFTGEDLEELEEELNTLDLEE; this is encoded by the exons ATG GACAAAACCTTTGGCTTAAAAAATAAGAAAGGAGCAAAACAGCAGAAGTTCATCAAAGCTGTAACCCATCAAGTTAAATTTGGTCAGCAAAATCCACGGCAG GCTGCTCAAACAGATGCTGACAAAAAATTAAAGAAGGATGATAAGAAGAAAGAATTGCAAGAACTGAATGAACTTTTCAAACCTGTAGTGGCTGCCCAGAAAATTAGTAAAG GTGCTGATCCCAAATCAGTGGTCTGTGCTTTCTTCAAACAAGGACAGTGCACAAAAGGAGACAAATGCAAATTTTCTCATGACTTGTCTTTGGAGAGAAAGTGTGAAAAAAGAAGTGTTTACATAGATGCAAGAGATGAAGATCTTGAAAAGG ACACAATGGATAACTGGGATGAGAAGAAGCTAGAAGAGGTAGTGAACAAGAAGCATGGTGAAGctgaaaagaaaaaacccaaaacacaaata GTCTGCAAGTATTTCCTTGATGCTATTGAAAACAATAAATATGGATGGTTTTGGGTCTGTCCTGGTGGAGGAGACAATTGTATGTACCGCCATGCTCTCCCTCCTGGCTTTGTACTCAagaaggacaaaaagaaggaagaaaaggaagaagaaatttCTTTAGAAGACCTAATAGAAAAAGAG CGTGCTGCCTTAGGAGCAAATGTTACTAAAATTACTTTAGAGTCTTTTCTTGcatggaagaaaaggaaaagacaaGAAAAGATTAATAAGGCTGAGCAAGATATGGAAAGAAGAAAAGCTGACTTTAAAGCTGGCAAAGCATTGGTG ATCAGTGGGCGTGAAGTGTTTGAGTTTCGGCCAGAGCTGGTTGATGCAGATGATGAGGAAGCAGATGATACACGCTATATTCAAGGAACAGGCGAAGATGAG gTTGACGAACTTGTGAGTGTAAATGATGTGGACTTGAACCTTTATGTTCCAAAAGCTGTGGATGAGACTGGAATTACTGTAGCTAGTCTGGAACGATTTAGTACGTATACTTCAGCTGAAAAGGATG ATAATAAGCTGAGTGAAGCTTCAGGAGGTGGACTGGAGAATGGAGAGCAAAGTGATTTGGAAGCTGACAGCGACATGGAAGGCACCCAGGAAAATGGAATAATTGATGCAGTTCCAGTTGATGAGAATCTTTTTACTGGTGAGGACTTGGAAGAACTAGAAGAAGAACTAAACACACTTGATTTAGAGGAATGA
- the ZC3H15 gene encoding zinc finger CCCH domain-containing protein 15 isoform X2: MSLTVCDLLAQQEDQDHLRGEDKTFGLKNKKGAKQQKFIKAVTHQVKFGQQNPRQAAQTDADKKLKKDDKKKELQELNELFKPVVAAQKISKGADPKSVVCAFFKQGQCTKGDKCKFSHDLSLERKCEKRSVYIDARDEDLEKDTMDNWDEKKLEEVVNKKHGEAEKKKPKTQIVCKYFLDAIENNKYGWFWVCPGGGDNCMYRHALPPGFVLKKDKKKEEKEEEISLEDLIEKERAALGANVTKITLESFLAWKKRKRQEKINKAEQDMERRKADFKAGKALVISGREVFEFRPELVDADDEEADDTRYIQGTGEDEVDELVSVNDVDLNLYVPKAVDETGITVASLERFSTYTSAEKDDNKLSEASGGGLENGEQSDLEADSDMEGTQENGIIDAVPVDENLFTGEDLEELEEELNTLDLEE, encoded by the exons GACAAAACCTTTGGCTTAAAAAATAAGAAAGGAGCAAAACAGCAGAAGTTCATCAAAGCTGTAACCCATCAAGTTAAATTTGGTCAGCAAAATCCACGGCAG GCTGCTCAAACAGATGCTGACAAAAAATTAAAGAAGGATGATAAGAAGAAAGAATTGCAAGAACTGAATGAACTTTTCAAACCTGTAGTGGCTGCCCAGAAAATTAGTAAAG GTGCTGATCCCAAATCAGTGGTCTGTGCTTTCTTCAAACAAGGACAGTGCACAAAAGGAGACAAATGCAAATTTTCTCATGACTTGTCTTTGGAGAGAAAGTGTGAAAAAAGAAGTGTTTACATAGATGCAAGAGATGAAGATCTTGAAAAGG ACACAATGGATAACTGGGATGAGAAGAAGCTAGAAGAGGTAGTGAACAAGAAGCATGGTGAAGctgaaaagaaaaaacccaaaacacaaata GTCTGCAAGTATTTCCTTGATGCTATTGAAAACAATAAATATGGATGGTTTTGGGTCTGTCCTGGTGGAGGAGACAATTGTATGTACCGCCATGCTCTCCCTCCTGGCTTTGTACTCAagaaggacaaaaagaaggaagaaaaggaagaagaaatttCTTTAGAAGACCTAATAGAAAAAGAG CGTGCTGCCTTAGGAGCAAATGTTACTAAAATTACTTTAGAGTCTTTTCTTGcatggaagaaaaggaaaagacaaGAAAAGATTAATAAGGCTGAGCAAGATATGGAAAGAAGAAAAGCTGACTTTAAAGCTGGCAAAGCATTGGTG ATCAGTGGGCGTGAAGTGTTTGAGTTTCGGCCAGAGCTGGTTGATGCAGATGATGAGGAAGCAGATGATACACGCTATATTCAAGGAACAGGCGAAGATGAG gTTGACGAACTTGTGAGTGTAAATGATGTGGACTTGAACCTTTATGTTCCAAAAGCTGTGGATGAGACTGGAATTACTGTAGCTAGTCTGGAACGATTTAGTACGTATACTTCAGCTGAAAAGGATG ATAATAAGCTGAGTGAAGCTTCAGGAGGTGGACTGGAGAATGGAGAGCAAAGTGATTTGGAAGCTGACAGCGACATGGAAGGCACCCAGGAAAATGGAATAATTGATGCAGTTCCAGTTGATGAGAATCTTTTTACTGGTGAGGACTTGGAAGAACTAGAAGAAGAACTAAACACACTTGATTTAGAGGAATGA